The region CCGTGGTTTCTCGTTTGCCATGCTCATCGGGGTTGTGGTAGGTACGTATTCGTCCTTGTTCGTAGCTACCCCGATTGTAGTTGACTCGCTGACCACGGCTCAGGAGAAAGAAGCGCTCACGCCCACTATAGCCGCTGCCGCTGAAAAGAAAACCGGCTTCGATGCCATTCCGGCTGATTTCACGAGTGCTGCTCCGGCAACACCCGAAGAGTTCACGGCGAAAAAGGAGAAGAAGGATAAAAAACCGTTGATCCGCCCTTCGCAATCGTAATTTGAGGAATGCAAGAGAGAAAGAGTGAAAGAGCGAAATCTGGCTAACCGTTTTCTTCGCCCTTTCACTCTTTCTCTCTTTCGCTCATTTAATTTCGTATATTTCGCCTAAATGCTTACTATATTTCCCTGAACGACACAATCACCAAACTCTAATTAATCCTGCATGGAAACCAAACTAAAACCTGTTGATACCAGTGTCTGGCGCAAAAAGCCGTTGGCGGCCTATGAGGCAGACATGAAAAAGAGTGAACTTAAGCGTGTATTAACCCGCTGGTCGCTAACCTCACTTGGCATTGGTGCTGTTATTGGCGGGGGCGTATTCGTACTCACAGGTATAGCAGCTAACGAGTGGGCGGGGCCGGCACTGGCGCTAGCGTTTGTCATGGCGGGAGTTGCCTGCGCATTTGCGGCTCTGTGTTATGCCGAATTTGCGTCTATTCTGCCGGTAGAAGGGTCCGCTTATGCCTACTCATATGGTACGGTAGGGGAGATTTTTGCCTGGCTTATTGGCTGGAACCTCATTCTGGAATACATGATGGGCGCTACGACCGTTGCCGTAAGCTGGTCAGGTTATTTTGAAAAACTGCTCCATCTGGTTGGTATTAATCCACCCATCTGGTTAATGAATGATCCTGTTACCGCCCAGGAAAAGGCTGAGAAACTGCGGGCCGCTGGAGAAAACATCCCTGATTTTTCGTTTGCCGTTAACCTGCCCGCCTTCTTAATTGTCTGGTGCGTAACCTACGTACTGGTGAAAGGCATTAAAGAAGCTGCCAGCACCAATAACGCCATTGTAATCCTGAAAGTAGCCACGGTTATTTTCGTGATCGTAGCGGGTGCATTTTACGTTGATGCCGCTAACTGGACACCGTTCATTCCTGAGCCGGTTATTGATAAAGGTGGACAACAGCACTATGGTTTCAACGGGATTGTAACGGCGGCTGGTATTGTCTTTTTTGCTTACATCGGTTTCGACGCGGTGTCGACACAGGCGGGCGAAGCCATCAACCCGAAGAAAGACGTTCCGTTCGCTATTATCGCATCGCTCATTATCTGTACCGTTCTTTATATTCTGGTTTCGTTGGTATTGACGGGTATGGTAAAATATGACGCCCTTGACTTGAAAGCACCAGTAGCACAGGCCTTTGCCGATCAGGGGCTGACCTGGGCAGTTTACCTGATTACGATAGCGGCCATTGCTGGTCTGACCTCGGTAATGCTGGTAATGATGCTTGGTCAAACACGTATTTTTCTGGGCATGGCCAAAGATGGCTTATTACCAAAGAATCTGTTTGCATCCATTCACCCAACGTTCAAAACGCCCTGGAAGAGCACGATTCTGGTAGGTGCCATTGTGTCGATCGTTGCGGCCCTAACCCCTATCGACAAGGTGTCGGAGTTATGTTCGTCGGGTACGCTGCTGGCATTCGCCATGATTTGCGGAGCCGTTTGGCTGTTGCGCGTTCGGGAACCCAATCTGGAACGCCCCTACAAAACCCCGGCTTTGCCGCTCGTTGCAACGCTGGGTATTCTGGCGAACCTGTACCTGATGTATAACTTGCGGACAGATACCAAAATCTCGTTCCTGATCTGGTGTTCGCTCGGTCTTGTCGTGTACTTCCTGTACAGCCGTAAACATAGCCACCTCAATAAACCTGAAGATCACTTGTAAAAGGTTAACAGGTAAAATTTCCTTGGACGCCCTCTAATCGATGAATTAGAGGGCGTTTTTATTAGTCTATAGACTAAACAAATGTAGTTTTGCCCCGTAATGAGCGAACAGGAGTTATTTGGCTACGCATCAGCCATTGTAGTAGGCCTGGTAATCGGGTTAGCAGGTGGGGGTGGTTCAATCCTGACTGTACCTATTTTCGTATACGTTTTCAATATACCCACCGTGCTGGCTACTACCTATTCGCTGTTCGTGGTTGGCTCTACCTCGCTGGTCGGTTCGCTTAATTACATCTGGCACCGAAAAGTCGATTTACGTGCAACAGTCGCGTTTGCACTGCCGTCGTTCATATCCGTTTACCTGAGTCGTCGGTTTCTGGTTCCGGCCTTGCCCGATCCGCTGTTTCAGTTTGAGCGGTTTGTTTTATCGAAGAGTGAAGCTATTTTATATTTCTTTGCCATCGTTATGATCATTGCCGCCCGCGCCATGATTAAGAGCGACCGCCCGGAGCAGGGCGAAGCCGCCGATGGGCGTCCGCGTTATGGCAATCTGGCCCTCGATGGTCTGGCAGTTGGTTTATTGACAGGTACAATTGGCGCCGGAGGGGGGTTTCTGATTGTACCCATGCTGGTGCTCATGGCCGGTCTGCCTATGCCCAGAGCCGTGGCTACCTCCGTGTTGATTATTGCGGTCAATTCATTCGTTGGGTTTATTGGCGATATTCAGCACACCCAACCGGACTGGAATTTTCTACTACCCTTTACGGGTTT is a window of Spirosoma linguale DSM 74 DNA encoding:
- a CDS encoding amino acid permease-associated region (PFAM: amino acid permease-associated region~KEGG: scl:sce4566 amino acid transporter), translating into METKLKPVDTSVWRKKPLAAYEADMKKSELKRVLTRWSLTSLGIGAVIGGGVFVLTGIAANEWAGPALALAFVMAGVACAFAALCYAEFASILPVEGSAYAYSYGTVGEIFAWLIGWNLILEYMMGATTVAVSWSGYFEKLLHLVGINPPIWLMNDPVTAQEKAEKLRAAGENIPDFSFAVNLPAFLIVWCVTYVLVKGIKEAASTNNAIVILKVATVIFVIVAGAFYVDAANWTPFIPEPVIDKGGQQHYGFNGIVTAAGIVFFAYIGFDAVSTQAGEAINPKKDVPFAIIASLIICTVLYILVSLVLTGMVKYDALDLKAPVAQAFADQGLTWAVYLITIAAIAGLTSVMLVMMLGQTRIFLGMAKDGLLPKNLFASIHPTFKTPWKSTILVGAIVSIVAALTPIDKVSELCSSGTLLAFAMICGAVWLLRVREPNLERPYKTPALPLVATLGILANLYLMYNLRTDTKISFLIWCSLGLVVYFLYSRKHSHLNKPEDHL
- a CDS encoding protein of unknown function DUF81 (PFAM: protein of unknown function DUF81~KEGG: bba:Bd1305 putative permease), whose product is MSEQELFGYASAIVVGLVIGLAGGGGSILTVPIFVYVFNIPTVLATTYSLFVVGSTSLVGSLNYIWHRKVDLRATVAFALPSFISVYLSRRFLVPALPDPLFQFERFVLSKSEAILYFFAIVMIIAARAMIKSDRPEQGEAADGRPRYGNLALDGLAVGLLTGTIGAGGGFLIVPMLVLMAGLPMPRAVATSVLIIAVNSFVGFIGDIQHTQPDWNFLLPFTGLSIIGIFIGMYSAQFVPPDKLKKGFGWFVLVVALYMISREIT